In Streptomyces sp. NBC_01707, a genomic segment contains:
- a CDS encoding CAP domain-containing protein codes for MGRHRRSAAGPEAGPAADPYKAADTRRHRGARRRKRSAMHLRTGLVGVSAAMAVGAVAVASGLLPGGAGYHVSGGTAADQVRADGAPDLLTQGGSTTAPADRGTSSASASRGTGRSQGPEGSGSPSSSATPSTSPSEKAEQTKQAQKTEESAAPSAADRTGAAPATKTPTAKASATPRTSSAAPTRPASSPPADTSAQAAVLALVNEERAKVGCSPVTASASLASLAQDFSDDMAARGFFSHTDPDGQTPWDRATKAGVTGLGGENIARGQADAQAVMTSWMNSEGHRANILNCDYKTLGVGVHYGSGGPWWTQDFGF; via the coding sequence ATGGGCCGCCATCGACGCTCCGCCGCAGGTCCCGAAGCAGGTCCGGCCGCCGACCCGTACAAGGCCGCGGACACCCGCCGCCACCGGGGCGCCCGCCGCAGGAAGCGGTCCGCCATGCATCTGCGTACCGGACTGGTCGGCGTCTCCGCGGCCATGGCCGTCGGAGCCGTGGCCGTGGCCTCCGGACTGCTGCCGGGCGGCGCGGGCTACCACGTGAGCGGCGGCACGGCCGCCGACCAGGTCCGCGCGGACGGGGCACCGGACCTGCTGACGCAGGGCGGTTCCACCACCGCGCCGGCCGACCGCGGCACGTCGTCGGCCTCGGCCAGCCGCGGTACGGGGCGTTCCCAGGGGCCCGAGGGGTCGGGCTCCCCCAGTTCCTCCGCGACGCCGTCCACCTCGCCTTCGGAGAAGGCCGAGCAGACGAAGCAGGCGCAGAAGACCGAAGAGAGCGCCGCTCCCTCGGCGGCCGACAGGACCGGCGCCGCCCCGGCGACCAAGACCCCGACGGCCAAGGCCTCGGCGACGCCGAGGACGTCTTCCGCCGCTCCGACCCGCCCGGCCTCATCCCCACCTGCCGACACCTCCGCACAGGCGGCCGTGCTCGCCCTGGTCAACGAGGAGCGCGCGAAGGTCGGCTGCAGCCCGGTGACGGCCAGCGCCTCGCTCGCCTCGCTTGCCCAGGACTTCAGTGACGACATGGCGGCCCGCGGCTTCTTCAGCCACACCGACCCGGACGGCCAGACCCCCTGGGACCGTGCCACCAAGGCCGGCGTGACGGGGCTCGGCGGCGAGAACATCGCCCGCGGCCAGGCCGACGCACAGGCCGTGATGACGTCCTGGATGAACAGCGAAGGCCACCGAGCAAACATTCTCAACTGCGACTACAAGACACTCGGCGTCGGAGTCCACTACGGCTCCGGCGGCCCCTGGTGGACGCAGGACTTCGGCTTCTGA
- a CDS encoding helix-turn-helix domain-containing protein codes for MDENTRRDGADSLPFDVFSRQCPSRGTLEHVTGRWGSLTLTALHDSGSRFNELRRRVDGVSEKMLSQTLHALERDGLVHREAQPTNPPRVDYELTPLGREVADRLRGLIQLVEGRMPEVLDARNRYDEARES; via the coding sequence ATGGACGAGAACACGCGTCGGGACGGCGCCGACAGCCTGCCGTTCGACGTGTTCTCCCGGCAGTGCCCCTCGCGCGGCACGCTGGAGCATGTCACCGGACGTTGGGGCAGTCTGACGCTCACCGCGCTCCACGATTCCGGTTCCCGCTTCAACGAGCTGCGGCGCAGGGTCGACGGGGTGAGCGAGAAGATGCTCTCCCAGACGCTTCACGCTCTGGAGCGGGACGGACTCGTCCACCGGGAGGCGCAGCCCACCAACCCGCCGCGTGTCGACTACGAGCTGACGCCATTGGGGCGCGAGGTCGCCGACCGGCTGCGCGGGCTGATCCAGCTCGTCGAGGGGCGGATGCCCGAGGTGCTGGACGCCCGCAACCGTTACGACGAGGCCCGCGAGAGCTGA
- the mutM gene encoding bifunctional DNA-formamidopyrimidine glycosylase/DNA-(apurinic or apyrimidinic site) lyase — protein sequence MPELPEVEVVRRGLDRWISGRTVADVEVLHPRAVRRHVAGSTDFAARLGGSRFGRAMRRGKYLWVPLDEASSSLLGHLGMSGQLLVQPQDAPDEKHLRIRIRFDDTLGTELRFVDQRTFGGLSLHENTADGLPDTIAHIARDPLDPAFDDAAFHTALRLRRTTVKRALLDQSLISGVGNIYADEALWRTKLHYDRPTATLTRPRSAELLGHVRDVMTAALDQGGTSFDSLYVNVNGESGYFDRSLDAYGREGEPCHRCGTPMRRRAWMNRSSYFCPRCQRPPRL from the coding sequence GTGCCCGAGCTGCCCGAGGTCGAAGTCGTACGGCGTGGTCTCGATCGCTGGATATCCGGCCGCACGGTCGCCGACGTCGAGGTCCTGCACCCGCGCGCGGTCCGCCGTCACGTCGCGGGGTCCACGGACTTCGCGGCCCGGCTCGGCGGCAGCCGCTTCGGCAGGGCGATGCGTCGCGGCAAGTACCTCTGGGTGCCGCTGGACGAGGCGTCCTCGTCGCTCCTCGGCCACCTCGGCATGAGCGGCCAGCTGCTCGTCCAGCCGCAGGACGCACCCGACGAGAAGCACCTGCGGATCCGGATCCGCTTCGACGACACCCTCGGCACCGAGCTGCGCTTCGTCGATCAGCGGACCTTCGGCGGGCTGTCGCTCCACGAGAACACCGCCGACGGGCTGCCCGACACCATCGCGCACATCGCCCGCGACCCACTGGACCCGGCGTTCGACGACGCCGCGTTCCACACCGCGCTGCGGCTGCGCCGTACGACGGTCAAGCGCGCGCTGCTCGACCAGTCGCTGATCAGCGGCGTCGGCAACATCTACGCGGACGAGGCACTCTGGCGCACGAAGCTGCACTACGACCGGCCCACCGCGACGCTGACCCGGCCCAGGTCTGCCGAACTGCTCGGTCATGTCCGTGACGTGATGACCGCGGCGCTGGACCAGGGCGGCACCAGCTTCGACAGCCTCTACGTCAATGTGAACGGCGAGTCGGGCTACTTCGACCGGTCGCTCGACGCCTACGGGCGCGAGGGCGAGCCCTGCCACCGCTGCGGTACGCCGATGCGCCGCCGTGCGTGGATGAACCGCTCCAGCTACTTCTGCCCGCGCTGCCAGCGGCCGCCGCGGCTCTGA
- the rnc gene encoding ribonuclease III: MSELSHAKKQADNVNTASSHTLLEGRLGYHLESALLVRALTHRSYAYENGGLPTNERLEFLGDSVLGLVVTDTLYRTHPDLPEGQLAKLRAAVVNSRALAEVGRGLELGSFIRLGRGEEGTGGRDKASILADTLEAVIGAVYLDQGLSAASELVHRLFDPLIDRSSNLGAGLDWKTSLQELTASESLGVPEYLVTETGPDHEKTFTAAARVGGVSYGTGTGRSKKEAEQQAAESAWREISAAAEEREAAAKAAADGGAADTPADPSPSTDVAPA, from the coding sequence ATGTCTGAGTTGTCCCACGCCAAGAAGCAGGCAGACAACGTCAACACAGCCTCGTCCCACACGCTTCTGGAAGGGCGGCTCGGGTATCACCTCGAGTCCGCCCTTCTGGTGCGTGCGCTGACCCACCGCTCGTACGCATACGAGAACGGCGGTCTGCCCACCAACGAGCGGCTCGAATTCCTCGGGGATTCGGTGCTCGGCCTGGTGGTCACGGACACGCTGTACCGCACCCACCCCGACCTGCCCGAAGGCCAGCTGGCCAAGTTGCGGGCCGCGGTGGTCAACTCGCGTGCACTTGCTGAGGTGGGCCGCGGCCTCGAACTCGGCTCCTTCATCCGGCTCGGCCGGGGCGAAGAGGGCACGGGCGGCAGGGACAAGGCGTCCATCCTCGCCGACACCCTTGAAGCGGTGATCGGCGCGGTCTATCTCGACCAGGGCCTCAGTGCGGCCTCGGAGCTGGTCCACCGGCTCTTCGACCCGCTGATCGACAGGTCCTCCAACCTCGGCGCCGGCCTGGACTGGAAGACCAGCCTCCAGGAACTCACCGCGAGCGAGAGCCTCGGAGTCCCCGAGTACCTCGTCACGGAGACCGGCCCGGACCACGAGAAGACCTTTACTGCTGCTGCTCGCGTCGGTGGTGTCTCGTACGGCACCGGCACCGGCCGTAGCAAGAAGGAAGCGGAGCAGCAGGCGGCCGAGTCCGCCTGGCGCGAGATCAGCGCCGCCGCGGAGGAACGGGAGGCTGCGGCCAAGGCCGCCGCCGACGGAGGGGCCGCCGACACCCCTGCCGACCCGTCGCCGTCCACGGACGTCGCTCCGGCCTGA
- the rpmF gene encoding 50S ribosomal protein L32, giving the protein MAVPKRKMSRSNTRHRRSQWKAAVPTLVSCERCQEPKLQHIACPSCGTYNKRQVLEV; this is encoded by the coding sequence GTGGCTGTTCCGAAGCGGAAGATGTCGCGCAGCAACACGCGCCACCGCCGGTCGCAGTGGAAGGCTGCGGTCCCCACCCTGGTTTCGTGCGAGCGTTGCCAGGAGCCGAAGCTGCAGCACATCGCGTGCCCGAGCTGCGGCACGTACAACAAGCGCCAGGTCCTCGAGGTCTGA
- a CDS encoding DUF177 domain-containing protein, whose product MHTISKAGKALNGHLDHRNPLVFDTHELGRRPGALLRLTRSVDAPRDLGIDGVIGVPEGAPVELDLRLESVMEGVLVTGTARASAEGECVRCLEPLRQEVAADFQEMFSYPDADDRGRVKAEPADDAEDDEDRLFIEDGLFDLEPVLRDAVVLALPMQPVCRESCAGLCSECGIRLDENPGHHHDAVDIRWAALQGLAETVSDGEKDNMGGAEAGVDEKQEK is encoded by the coding sequence ATGCATACGATTTCGAAAGCAGGAAAAGCCCTGAACGGCCACCTCGACCACCGAAACCCTCTCGTGTTCGATACGCACGAGCTGGGTCGGCGTCCCGGTGCCCTCCTGCGGCTGACCCGCTCGGTGGACGCCCCCAGGGACCTCGGTATCGACGGGGTCATCGGTGTGCCGGAGGGCGCACCGGTGGAACTGGACCTCCGCCTCGAATCGGTCATGGAAGGGGTGCTTGTCACAGGCACCGCCCGTGCGTCGGCCGAGGGGGAGTGCGTAAGGTGTCTGGAGCCGCTGCGCCAAGAGGTCGCAGCGGATTTCCAGGAGATGTTCTCGTACCCTGACGCCGATGACCGGGGCCGCGTCAAAGCGGAACCGGCCGACGACGCCGAGGACGACGAGGACAGGCTCTTCATCGAGGACGGCCTGTTCGACCTCGAGCCAGTGCTGCGCGATGCGGTGGTGCTCGCACTGCCGATGCAGCCGGTGTGCCGGGAGTCCTGTGCCGGTCTGTGTTCCGAATGCGGAATCAGGCTGGACGAGAACCCCGGTCACCACCACGATGCCGTCGACATTCGTTGGGCGGCATTGCAAGGACTCGCCGAGACCGTTTCGGACGGCGAGAAGGACAACATGGGCGGCGCCGAAGCGGGCGTCGACGAGAAGCAGGAGAAGTAG